In a genomic window of Leptolyngbya sp. SIO1E4:
- a CDS encoding pentapeptide repeat-containing protein has translation MPRSLKVNHQSIQTVKGSLRRGGFRSQRSLAEDLDMALSTVSRFLNGKPVDYATFVEICDRLSLDWQTITDITEDTAAQADSELTSPQTAQPDSIAPDNTRSTIPEPRSEPKTNEPQQDWGEAIDTTFFHGRTDELTQLQTAILTDRCRLVAILGIGGIGKTSLAAKLARTIHSDFEAVIWRSVRNAPPLKTLLQDLVPFLSQQQNIEPTLERLFHWLRLRRCLVILDNVETLLKSGQTGQYRAGYEDYGILLRQCGETSHRSCLMITGREKPGEIGLLESEQLLTRSFQLGGSKEAAQAIVQTKGLLGEPEVIKQFCRRYGNNPLAIKIVGTSIQAIFDGDINLFLQENAPIFNDFRRLLDQQFERLSPLEQSILYWLAINREWTTISELLEDIWPVVSRADVFEALEGLSWRSLIEIKAGQYTQQPVIMEYVTERLIQTVCRELDTLSQQGDLTFSSPLLFCTHALLKITTKDYIRGSQRRMILAPLVQRLQTTLVQPQLISQYMTSILLALRQLVAGYGVGNFINLCRQLQINLAGYDFSNLAIWQADLQEVNLQETNFSQANFKNCWFNQNFGAIPALTLSPDNTLLAAGDVQGNIHIWQAGNYEFLGTINGHVKGIISIAFSPDGQYLLTGSSDTTLKLWQVSNHQCVQTFQGHHQIVWSIAFSPGGDRVASASFDHSVKLWDVASGQCLQTFAEHTGGVRAVTFAKTRNILASAGFDGGIKLWDWQQGHCIRTLEGHPQGIWSIDFSPDDRFLVSGGNDQTIRIWDPKTGRCLNVLSGHQHAVFSVKVSTDGKRLTSGDESGLIKLWNLEPNRCERTLNGHSSWLWSLVFSNNDKLLYSGSQDRTIRIWNPNSGHCLKTIAGYTNTVWSLDFSPDGKTLASGSNDGKIRLWDVTQRRCHTVFFHDSATFDISFSPEGDYLASSGGGDQAVVKVWCLDNATLRSTLRGHTSVIRGVAFHPKNNLLLASASDDQTCKLWSIDSNTCIKTLTGHENALWSVTFSPDAMFLATGSTDCRVKIWNVEMGDCLQTLAQHSDQVLSTVFSPDSKLLASTGSDATVKFWNVKTGECLKTLVGHTNVVFTGRFSPDSSRFVSGGLNGSIKVWDVKTGECCHTVQAHDHMLWALAFSPDGKMLASGGEGDTIKLWDTQSWECVGTLQLPGPYEGMNLTGATGLSEAQKTALCALGAIPMVQ, from the coding sequence ATGCCCCGATCGCTCAAGGTCAATCATCAATCGATTCAAACTGTCAAAGGCTCCCTCAGACGAGGGGGCTTTCGTAGCCAACGCTCCCTGGCTGAAGACTTGGATATGGCCCTATCGACCGTCAGCCGCTTCCTTAATGGCAAGCCTGTTGACTATGCGACGTTTGTGGAAATTTGCGATCGCTTGAGTCTTGATTGGCAAACGATCACCGATATCACCGAAGATACTGCTGCCCAAGCAGACTCAGAACTCACATCGCCCCAAACTGCTCAGCCTGACTCAATTGCGCCTGACAACACCCGATCAACTATCCCTGAGCCCAGATCTGAGCCTAAAACCAATGAACCCCAACAGGATTGGGGAGAGGCGATTGATACCACCTTTTTCCACGGACGCACGGATGAGTTAACCCAGTTACAAACCGCAATCCTCACAGATAGATGCCGCCTAGTTGCCATCTTAGGGATTGGGGGCATTGGCAAAACCAGCCTGGCAGCGAAACTAGCCCGCACGATTCACTCCGATTTTGAGGCCGTAATCTGGCGCTCTGTCCGCAATGCCCCTCCCCTCAAGACCTTACTTCAAGACTTGGTTCCCTTTCTCTCACAACAACAGAATATAGAACCCACCCTAGAGCGGCTCTTTCACTGGTTACGACTGCGTCGCTGCTTAGTCATCTTAGACAATGTTGAAACCTTGCTGAAAAGTGGTCAAACTGGCCAATACCGGGCTGGATATGAAGACTACGGCATCTTACTGCGTCAATGTGGCGAAACCTCGCATCGCAGCTGTTTGATGATCACTGGCCGCGAGAAGCCTGGTGAAATTGGTCTGTTAGAAAGCGAGCAGCTACTAACGCGCTCGTTTCAACTAGGAGGCTCAAAAGAGGCCGCTCAGGCTATTGTTCAAACCAAAGGATTGCTGGGAGAACCAGAGGTTATCAAACAGTTCTGTCGACGATACGGGAATAATCCGCTCGCGATCAAAATTGTCGGCACGTCAATCCAGGCAATTTTTGATGGGGATATCAATCTCTTTTTGCAAGAAAATGCTCCTATCTTTAATGATTTTCGTAGACTGCTTGATCAACAATTTGAGCGGCTTTCGCCCCTTGAGCAAAGTATTTTGTATTGGCTAGCGATTAATCGTGAATGGACGACCATATCGGAACTGCTGGAGGACATTTGGCCTGTGGTGTCAAGAGCCGACGTATTTGAGGCTTTAGAAGGCTTGAGTTGGCGATCGCTGATTGAAATCAAAGCCGGTCAATATACCCAACAGCCCGTCATCATGGAGTATGTGACTGAACGGTTGATTCAAACAGTTTGTAGAGAACTCGACACCCTGAGTCAGCAAGGAGATTTGACTTTTTCATCGCCGCTCCTGTTCTGCACCCATGCATTACTCAAAATCACTACTAAAGATTACATTCGCGGCAGCCAGCGACGGATGATTCTTGCTCCTCTGGTTCAACGGCTGCAAACAACCTTGGTGCAGCCACAACTCATCAGTCAGTATATGACCTCTATTTTGCTCGCCCTCAGGCAGCTAGTCGCGGGTTATGGTGTTGGCAATTTTATTAATCTGTGCCGCCAGTTGCAAATTAATCTTGCTGGTTATGATTTCTCCAATCTAGCGATCTGGCAAGCTGACCTACAAGAAGTCAATTTGCAAGAAACTAATTTTTCCCAGGCAAATTTTAAAAACTGTTGGTTTAATCAGAATTTTGGTGCTATCCCAGCTCTCACCTTAAGTCCAGATAATACCTTGCTGGCAGCCGGTGATGTCCAGGGAAATATTCATATTTGGCAAGCAGGTAACTATGAATTTTTAGGCACTATAAATGGGCATGTAAAGGGGATCATTTCGATCGCTTTTTCACCCGATGGTCAATATCTGTTGACGGGCAGTAGTGATACGACCCTCAAACTTTGGCAAGTCAGCAACCATCAGTGCGTCCAAACCTTTCAGGGGCATCATCAAATCGTCTGGTCTATTGCTTTTTCTCCAGGTGGCGATCGGGTTGCCAGTGCTAGTTTCGATCACAGTGTAAAATTGTGGGATGTTGCTAGCGGTCAGTGTTTGCAGACTTTCGCGGAACATACTGGTGGTGTTAGAGCGGTTACCTTTGCCAAAACAAGAAACATCCTAGCTAGCGCTGGTTTTGACGGCGGTATAAAGCTTTGGGACTGGCAACAAGGACACTGCATAAGAACCTTAGAAGGTCACCCCCAAGGCATTTGGAGTATTGATTTTAGTCCTGATGATCGGTTCTTGGTAAGTGGTGGCAATGATCAAACGATTCGAATATGGGATCCAAAAACAGGACGTTGTCTAAACGTATTGTCAGGTCATCAACATGCTGTGTTTTCGGTAAAGGTCAGTACCGATGGCAAACGTCTTACGAGTGGCGATGAGAGTGGCTTAATCAAGCTTTGGAATCTAGAGCCTAATCGGTGTGAACGGACTCTCAATGGTCACAGTAGCTGGCTCTGGTCGTTAGTCTTTTCTAACAATGACAAACTCCTCTACAGTGGTAGCCAAGATCGCACGATCCGGATATGGAATCCAAACAGTGGTCACTGTCTGAAAACGATTGCAGGGTATACAAATACAGTCTGGTCCCTCGACTTCTCCCCAGATGGAAAAACACTGGCTAGTGGTAGCAATGATGGCAAGATCCGACTTTGGGATGTGACCCAACGGAGATGTCACACCGTCTTTTTCCACGACAGTGCGACTTTTGACATTAGTTTTAGCCCAGAGGGTGACTATCTTGCTAGTAGTGGTGGTGGAGACCAAGCTGTTGTCAAAGTTTGGTGTTTAGACAACGCTACTTTGCGTAGCACTTTAAGGGGCCATACTAGCGTTATTCGTGGAGTGGCCTTTCACCCGAAAAATAATCTGCTTTTGGCAAGTGCTAGCGACGATCAAACCTGCAAACTTTGGAGTATCGACAGCAACACCTGTATAAAGACATTAACAGGGCACGAGAATGCGCTTTGGTCAGTTACGTTCTCCCCTGATGCAATGTTCCTGGCAACAGGCAGCACGGACTGCCGCGTCAAAATATGGAATGTTGAAATGGGAGACTGTTTGCAAACCTTAGCCCAGCACTCCGATCAGGTTCTTTCGACTGTATTTAGTCCTGATAGTAAGCTGCTAGCCAGCACTGGTTCTGATGCCACAGTAAAGTTTTGGAATGTGAAAACTGGAGAATGTCTCAAAACCTTGGTGGGACACACCAACGTTGTTTTCACAGGTCGCTTCTCACCAGACAGTTCTAGGTTTGTAAGCGGTGGATTGAATGGCAGCATAAAAGTTTGGGATGTGAAAACTGGTGAATGTTGCCATACTGTACAGGCCCATGATCATATGTTGTGGGCTTTGGCCTTTAGCCCGGATGGAAAGATGCTTGCCAGCGGTGGAGAAGGGGATACGATTAAGCTCTGGGATACTCAATCATGGGAATGCGTTGGTACCCTTCAATTACCGGGTCCCTATGAGGGAATGAATCTGACAGGTGCTACAGGATTGTCAGAAGCGCAAAAAACGGCCCTCTGTGCCTTAGGTGCCATTCCAATGGTTCAGTAG